A portion of the Cellulophaga algicola DSM 14237 genome contains these proteins:
- a CDS encoding PorP/SprF family type IX secretion system membrane protein, giving the protein MKKYLIIALFVFAGTTTLSAQQDAQYTQYMYNTISVNPAYAGSRGVLSIAALHRSQWVGLDGAPTTQTLNIHAPVSRRIGLGLSIVNDEIGNGTNQDTYFDAAFSYTIPTSEEGKLSFGLKAGGHFLNIDFSKLRNYGAESNLPNVDNKFSPNFGAGVYYHTDNFYTGLSVPNFLQTEHFDSAGTNSSSFLAEERLNIYFITGYVFDLNPNLKFKPAGLLKAVKGAPLQVDISANFLINDKFSVGAAYRWDAAVSLLAGFQISEQLMLGLAYDKETTDLGATRFNDGSFEVFLRYEFLTRYKKVITPRFF; this is encoded by the coding sequence ATGAAAAAATATTTAATCATAGCACTCTTTGTTTTTGCAGGGACCACCACACTCTCTGCACAGCAAGATGCACAATACACCCAATACATGTACAATACCATCTCGGTGAATCCTGCCTATGCAGGATCACGAGGGGTACTGAGCATTGCTGCTTTACACCGCTCACAATGGGTGGGCCTTGATGGAGCGCCAACTACGCAAACCCTAAATATACATGCTCCTGTTTCTAGAAGAATAGGTTTAGGGCTCTCTATCGTAAATGATGAAATTGGAAACGGAACCAATCAAGATACTTATTTTGATGCCGCATTTTCCTATACCATCCCTACCTCTGAAGAAGGAAAGCTTTCCTTTGGATTGAAAGCAGGAGGACATTTTTTAAACATAGATTTCTCTAAACTTAGAAATTATGGGGCAGAAAGTAACTTGCCTAATGTAGATAATAAATTCTCTCCTAATTTTGGAGCAGGAGTCTATTACCATACGGATAATTTCTATACAGGATTATCTGTTCCTAATTTTTTACAGACAGAACACTTTGATAGTGCAGGAACTAACAGCTCCTCTTTTTTAGCAGAAGAGCGTTTGAATATTTACTTTATAACAGGCTATGTATTTGATCTAAATCCGAATTTAAAGTTTAAGCCTGCGGGTCTATTAAAAGCTGTAAAAGGAGCACCATTACAAGTAGATATTTCTGCTAACTTTTTAATCAATGATAAATTCTCTGTAGGAGCTGCTTACCGTTGGGATGCCGCTGTAAGTTTATTGGCTGGTTTTCAAATCTCTGAACAACTAATGTTAGGTTTAGCCTACGATAAAGAAACAACCGATTTAGGGGCTACCCGATTTAATGACGGTTCATTTGAGGTTTTTCTACGGTATGAATTCTTAACACGATACAAAAAAGTAATAACGCCTAGATTCTTCTAA
- a CDS encoding OmpA family protein, whose translation MKLKLKHIALCTVFIGLNLQGQEKKASTNFDNYAYTEAIDSYENLIKKGHSSEEIYKNLGNANYFNANYEEAATWYGKLFTLENTTIDAEYLYKYAQTLKSLKKYDASDAWMQKFEDRKATDNRSALFTNSPDYLTEINKNSGRYSIKNESINSKGSDFAPSFNGAKLIFSTARDTGFITKKIHKWNSEPFLNLYSAEITAEGNLDHVVPLSKKLNKKTHESSTVFTKDGQTMYFTRNNSDNGTFARDEKGVSRLKLYKAILKEGEWKDIIELPFNGDDYSTAHPALNADESKLYFASDRSGTLGASDIFYVTINADGSYGTPINLGASVNTESRETFPYISENDILYFASDGHPGLGGLDVFGIDLAELERTKAKNLGEPLNSEQDDFSYIINETTKKGYFASNREDGMGSDDIYGFLESKPLDFNCYSNLKGIVKDEKTKEIIADAVLNITNANGEIIGKGISDSTGNFDLDSTCDEGTYAIVASKENYDVGSTSFKITSTTDINDLEILMTTNFTPADLGADLAEKLNLEKIYFDFDQSYIRKDAQAIMEKVVAYLNQYPNTKIRIGSHTDARANDNYNLSLSERRANATYDYLVKKGIDASRLTFKGFGETQLTNACDNNTNCSSEKHQLNRRSEFIVVE comes from the coding sequence ATGAAATTAAAGTTAAAACATATCGCTCTCTGTACTGTATTTATAGGTCTTAATTTACAAGGGCAAGAAAAAAAGGCTAGCACTAATTTTGATAACTATGCTTATACAGAAGCTATTGATTCTTATGAAAATTTAATAAAAAAAGGACATAGCTCTGAGGAGATCTATAAAAACTTAGGGAATGCTAATTACTTTAATGCGAACTACGAGGAAGCTGCCACGTGGTATGGTAAATTATTTACATTAGAAAATACAACGATAGACGCAGAGTACTTGTACAAGTATGCACAAACTCTTAAATCATTAAAAAAGTACGATGCGTCTGATGCATGGATGCAAAAGTTTGAAGATCGTAAAGCAACAGATAATAGAAGTGCACTATTTACAAACAGTCCGGATTATTTAACAGAAATTAATAAAAACTCTGGACGTTACAGCATTAAAAATGAAAGTATAAATTCTAAAGGATCAGATTTTGCGCCTTCGTTCAATGGAGCAAAGCTAATTTTCTCTACAGCTAGAGATACTGGATTTATTACCAAAAAAATTCATAAATGGAATAGTGAGCCTTTTTTAAATTTATATAGCGCTGAAATTACAGCAGAGGGTAACTTAGATCACGTTGTTCCACTCTCAAAAAAATTAAATAAAAAAACACATGAATCCTCTACTGTTTTTACAAAAGACGGACAGACGATGTATTTTACTAGAAACAATTCAGATAATGGAACCTTCGCTAGAGATGAAAAAGGAGTAAGTCGTTTAAAATTGTACAAAGCAATTTTAAAAGAAGGGGAGTGGAAGGATATCATTGAATTACCTTTTAATGGAGATGACTATTCTACAGCACACCCTGCTTTAAATGCAGATGAATCTAAATTATATTTTGCTTCAGATAGGTCTGGAACTTTAGGTGCTTCTGATATTTTTTATGTGACTATTAATGCTGATGGTTCTTACGGTACACCTATAAATTTAGGCGCTAGTGTAAATACAGAATCTAGAGAAACATTTCCTTACATCTCCGAAAATGATATTTTATACTTTGCATCAGATGGGCATCCTGGTTTGGGTGGTTTAGATGTATTTGGTATTGATCTAGCAGAATTAGAACGTACCAAAGCTAAAAACTTAGGAGAACCTTTAAATAGTGAACAGGATGATTTTTCATACATCATTAACGAAACAACTAAAAAGGGGTATTTTGCGTCCAATCGTGAGGACGGAATGGGTAGCGATGATATCTATGGCTTTTTAGAGAGCAAACCTTTAGACTTTAACTGTTATTCAAATTTAAAAGGCATCGTAAAAGATGAAAAAACAAAAGAAATAATAGCTGATGCTGTATTAAATATCACCAATGCAAACGGTGAAATTATAGGAAAAGGGATTTCTGATTCTACTGGAAATTTTGATCTAGATAGTACTTGTGATGAAGGAACCTATGCAATTGTGGCTTCAAAAGAAAATTATGACGTAGGAAGCACTTCATTTAAAATTACAAGTACAACAGATATCAACGATCTTGAAATACTTATGACAACTAATTTTACACCAGCAGATTTAGGAGCAGACCTTGCTGAAAAATTAAACTTAGAGAAAATCTATTTTGATTTTGATCAATCTTACATTAGAAAAGATGCACAAGCTATTATGGAGAAAGTAGTTGCTTATTTAAACCAATATCCAAATACTAAAATTAGAATTGGTTCGCATACAGATGCTAGAGCCAATGATAATTATAATTTAAGCTTATCAGAAAGACGTGCTAATGCTACTTATGATTATTTAGTAAAGAAAGGTATTGATGCCTCTAGATTAACCTTCAAAGGTTTTGGAGAAACACAACTTACCAATGCGTGTGATAATAACACCAACTGTTCTTCTGAAAAACATCAATTAAACCGTAGATCAGAATTTATTGTTGTAGAATAG
- a CDS encoding RagB/SusD family nutrient uptake outer membrane protein, whose protein sequence is MKTQKKLNIYSITFVVLSLLFTSCTDLEEVVLDEELGEQTADPEGVLASAYDRLGDKTFVDHGGVFALQEYTTDIAMLPTRGSDWGDGGKWRSMHEFTWAPDNSIVTGNWNYLTNGITRSLTAVESIYNSEASTKELFLAEARGLLAFYTYTTLDLFGQAPYRDPYGDDQTIQILLAADAIDDLIIEVETIIPDLAVLGEQSTYNGRFTKEAAYGLLATMYLNRAVFKDRYNSGSSFNFTEESLTSGSNDMEQVIKYTSLLINSGKFSLEDNYFSNFSINNGSSSEMIFAVIQEIEAVRSGDNDFGYVSVARNQRPSPANRGTNAACTTPEFYASWNGNESDPRFSRKYQYRDGTWFMNDGSDVSMPTEDYVPNSESNPWFHFNSGFLAGPQYGPILDGNGGFIMTTDGRIEVSPLVMEKSSTTPMDFTPELNFDTPAQAVFAQGQINRGVRIFKFEYDPENGNGSSKVDIPLYRLGGMYAMRAEAYFRNAQTGEALTDLNMLRTSRTREALFSNAPGEVLTTLDETQLYKEIGFELYWELQRRPQMVRFGTFDAAYTAKPATEPYRRIFPIPQETMDVTKEFIQNSGY, encoded by the coding sequence ATGAAAACGCAGAAAAAATTAAATATATACAGCATTACTTTCGTTGTGCTAAGCTTATTATTCACTAGTTGTACTGACCTTGAAGAAGTTGTATTAGATGAAGAGTTAGGGGAACAAACCGCAGACCCAGAAGGTGTATTAGCTTCTGCTTATGACCGTTTAGGTGACAAAACATTTGTAGACCATGGAGGCGTTTTTGCTCTTCAAGAATACACAACAGACATTGCCATGCTACCTACTCGCGGTAGTGACTGGGGTGATGGCGGTAAATGGAGGTCCATGCACGAGTTTACTTGGGCACCAGATAATAGTATTGTTACCGGAAATTGGAACTATTTAACCAATGGAATAACCCGTTCATTAACAGCTGTTGAAAGCATTTATAATTCTGAAGCCAGTACTAAAGAATTGTTTTTAGCTGAAGCTAGAGGCTTATTAGCTTTTTACACCTATACAACCTTAGATCTTTTTGGACAAGCACCCTACAGAGATCCTTATGGAGACGACCAAACCATACAAATTTTACTAGCCGCAGATGCTATTGACGATTTAATTATTGAAGTAGAAACTATTATTCCAGACTTGGCAGTATTAGGTGAGCAATCTACCTATAACGGTCGTTTTACCAAAGAAGCTGCTTATGGTCTATTAGCAACTATGTATTTAAACAGGGCTGTATTTAAAGACCGTTATAATTCTGGTTCTTCTTTTAATTTTACCGAAGAATCTTTAACCTCTGGCAGTAATGACATGGAGCAAGTAATTAAATATACTTCGCTATTAATCAATTCAGGTAAATTCTCTTTGGAGGATAACTACTTCTCTAATTTTTCAATCAATAACGGATCAAGTTCTGAGATGATTTTTGCTGTTATTCAAGAAATTGAAGCAGTACGCTCAGGAGATAATGATTTTGGATATGTATCTGTTGCAAGAAACCAACGCCCCTCTCCTGCAAATAGAGGAACAAATGCTGCATGTACCACACCTGAGTTTTATGCGAGCTGGAATGGTAATGAAAGTGACCCGCGTTTTTCTAGAAAATATCAATACCGTGATGGAACTTGGTTTATGAATGATGGTTCTGACGTAAGTATGCCTACAGAAGATTATGTTCCAAATTCGGAAAGTAACCCATGGTTTCATTTTAATAGTGGCTTTCTAGCAGGACCACAATACGGACCTATTTTAGATGGGAATGGTGGTTTTATTATGACTACAGATGGTAGAATTGAAGTATCTCCTTTAGTGATGGAAAAAAGCAGTACTACTCCAATGGATTTTACCCCTGAACTTAATTTTGATACTCCTGCTCAAGCAGTTTTTGCTCAGGGACAAATTAATAGAGGAGTTCGTATTTTTAAATTTGAATACGATCCAGAAAATGGTAATGGAAGTAGTAAGGTAGATATTCCACTATACCGCTTAGGAGGTATGTATGCGATGCGAGCAGAAGCTTATTTTAGAAACGCCCAAACAGGAGAAGCTCTTACAGATTTAAATATGCTAAGAACAAGCAGAACTAGAGAAGCACTTTTTAGCAATGCTCCGGGAGAAGTATTAACCACTTTAGATGAAACGCAACTATACAAAGAAATAGGGTTTGAATTGTATTGGGAGCTACAAAGAAGACCTCAAATGGTTCGTTTTGGCACTTTTGATGCAGCATATACCGCTAAACCAGCAACAGAACCCTATAGAAGAATTTTTCCAATCCCTCAGGAAACTATGGATGTCACCAAAGAATTTATACAAAATAGTGGGTACTAA